A stretch of the Archangium violaceum genome encodes the following:
- a CDS encoding TetR/AcrR family transcriptional regulator C-terminal domain-containing protein — protein sequence MGLDRELVVRTALRVLNEEGLEGLTLRRIARELEVQAPALYWHFKNKDELLDEMATTMLRDMVGATKHPGARQSWEEFLAETARGLRRMMLGYRDGAKVFSGTRLTDETLYAAMDTILRKLVDAGFSLRDAVCGFSTVYNYTVGFTIEEQAVNPLPGQHNEEYDPERRAQRVDGKRFPLALAAGEEMFTKFDDRFERGLKLILGGMEQLLPRER from the coding sequence ATGGGACTGGATCGCGAGCTCGTGGTGCGCACGGCGCTGCGGGTGCTGAACGAGGAAGGGCTGGAGGGGCTGACGCTGCGGCGGATCGCGCGCGAGCTCGAGGTGCAGGCGCCCGCGCTGTACTGGCACTTCAAGAACAAGGACGAGCTGCTCGACGAGATGGCCACCACGATGCTCAGGGATATGGTGGGGGCGACGAAGCATCCTGGTGCCAGACAGTCCTGGGAGGAGTTCCTGGCCGAGACCGCCCGGGGCCTCCGGCGGATGATGCTCGGTTACCGGGATGGCGCGAAGGTCTTCAGTGGCACGCGCCTCACCGATGAAACGTTGTACGCGGCGATGGACACCATTCTCCGGAAGCTCGTCGACGCCGGGTTCTCGCTTCGCGACGCGGTGTGTGGCTTTTCCACGGTCTACAACTACACGGTGGGGTTCACCATCGAGGAGCAGGCCGTGAATCCGCTGCCGGGCCAACACAACGAGGAGTACGACCCGGAGCGGCGAGCCCAACGAGTCGATGGCAAACGTTTCCCGCTCGCCTTGGCCGCGGGCGAGGAGATGTTCACGAAATTCGATGATCGCTTCGAGCGAGGGCTGAAGTTGATCCTCGGTGGGATGGAGCAGTTGCTCCCGCGTGAGCGGTGA